The Salvelinus alpinus chromosome 14, SLU_Salpinus.1, whole genome shotgun sequence genomic sequence CAAGTCTTACAATGCAATACAACTGTATTCTTAGCATTATTCCTTTCGGCTCTACTTAGTGATGCCAATATTTTTTAATTATAGTTTTCTTACTTTTTCTCATTTAGTTTCCTAGTTATTGCTGACGTCATGAGTGGCTCGCAGTAGCATTTTACTTCAGGTAATTACAGTAAACGAGAAAGCTCTCAATCTGCCGTATATTTTTCTGATTCACATAATTAAAGTAATACTGCCATTGCCTTGGGGTTTTGTTAGGAGTTTATTGGTATCCAGAAGTCCTGATTTGATGGGTTTGACTCTGCTTCTCCTTTAGCTGGCACATGTCCCCCACACACCCCCTGGCTGCCTGTGTGTGTTGCCTAGTTCCACAAACTGCTTTCTTTTTTTCGCTCCAGGTCAAGTCTGTCATCAACCTCCTGTTTGCTGCCTCTACCAAAGACGTCTCAGCACTAAGGAAGTCAAGTATGCAACTCTCTTACACACTCTCTTctttaacacacacgcacacacacattcacagaaaCACACCAAACATAATGACTGTCCTTCAGTGTGTACAACGGCACTAAAGTCCTGCTGTCCATGATATGCAAATTATGAAAATGTTTAATCATGTTAATTTCATGACAATGGAATGACTAGATCTTCATTCATAGTGATAAATCATCTTTTGCTTCTCTGATTTACTTCCGTCTTCTTTCTTTGGCCGTTATCGTCCATCTCTTGACACTGCTGACCTGTTTCTGTATGTCTGCAGATTTGCTCTGTCCTCCATGGACATGGAGCAGAGGGACTATGACTCCAGGACGGCTTTACATGTGGCTGCAGCAGAAGGTACTTCTCACAGCCTCCTTTTCCTGTCACACACAGggacagattgtgtgtgtgtcagggtcctCTGGGAGTGTTTGGCAGACCCCCTCTGTGTCGTAGGGTTAATTTGTTGTCCCTCGGTAACTGCACTGTGTAGTGTTTGACGTCTTTGCTgcggtgtgtgagagagaaagtgcgtaggagtgtgtgtttgtttcttaaATAACCCTGTCATCTGCTCTACTTTCAGGACATGCAGAGGTGGTGCCCTTCCTCTTGGAGGCGTGCAAAGTGAACCCTGTTCCCATTGATAGGTATGACCactttgtctgtctgcctgtctgtcttatctgtgtgtgtgtgtgttttgggtgggtaggtaggtgtGGGTGGATGAGAGACTGTATCATATACTTGTGTGAGAGTACAATGTACTCCCACTCAAAAGAACACTTATGGTCAACCATGAGGGATTTATTTGAACTGTACCCTATAGCATTTTCACACCTGAAGAGTCGTGTTAGTTCCCAAAACGAATACCTTTGTAGGCCAGTCCAACCCCAGTCAGTCACACTGCTCATTATCTTTCCGGTAGGTGGGATAAGACCCCAATGGAAGAGGTCTTGCATTTTGGCCATCACGACATGGTCACCATCCTCCAGGACTATCAAAACAAGTACAACCCACAAGAGGCCCACAAGAAGGACAAGGAGACAGCAGAGAACAACCTGGTGTAGTGTAGACATCCAAGCCAGTTGATGGCGCCACGCTGCTTTTGTATCCTCTCTACTAGACTGCTGTTTCTTTGGTGGGATAAACACTTTTTGGAGTG encodes the following:
- the LOC139538394 gene encoding glutaminase kidney isoform, mitochondrial-like, whose product is MDMEQRDYDSRTALHVAAAEGHAEVVPFLLEACKVNPVPIDRWDKTPMEEVLHFGHHDMVTILQDYQNKYNPQEAHKKDKETAENNLV